CGTGGTTGTTGAAAACTACCGTCCGGGGACCATGGAAAAATTCGGTTTGGGATATGATGTCTTAAAAGAAATCAATCCCAAACTTATTTATGTGGCTTGCTCCGGCTTTGGACAAACCGGTCCTTATAAGTCAAAACCTGCCTATGACATCATTGTTCAGGCCATGGGCGGCATTATGAGCATCACCGGCCCGGAAAACGGCGATCCCACCCGTGTCGGCGCCTCGGTCGGCGACGTTGTCGCCGGTATCTTCTCCGCTTACGGCGCAATGCTGGCTCTCTATCACCGTGAACGGACCGGCCTGGGACAAAAGGTCGATGTCGGCATGCTGGACTGCCAGATTGCCATTCTCGAAAACGCCATTGCCCGTTACGTAACTTCCGGTATTGTTCCCGGACCGCTTGGCAACCGCCATCCGTCGATTACGCCGTTCTCTTCCTATACGGCCCAAGACGGTTATTTGATTGTCGGCGCCGGCAATGCCCGTCTTTGGGAAAAGCTGTGCGCCGTGCTGGAACGGCCTGACCTGCTGGCTGATCCCCGCTTTGCCACCAATGCTGACCGCACCAACAATGTCAATGCACTGGCGGATATCCTCAACGGCATATTCAAACAAAAAACCATTGCCGCTTGGCTGGAACTGTTGGAAACAGCAGGACTCCCCTGCGCACCGATCAACACAGTCGAAAAAATTGTCAATGACCCCCATGTGGCCGCTCGCGAAATGATTGTGGAAGTTGAACATCCGGTAGCCGGCAAGCTGAAAATGCCGGGTGTACCGGTAAAGCTCTCCCTGACACCGGGCAAAGTAGAAACCCCTGCCCCGCTCCTGGGACAGCACGCAGTTGAGATTCTCCACGAACTGTTCGGCTGGAGCGAAGAAAAAACCAAGGAATTTTTTGCCGAATCTAAATAACAGCCCCAATGGCAAAATCGGAGCCGAACGCTTATCCGGCTCCGTCATTATGGAGGTACAGTATGGCAACAGTGCAGCAGAAAATCGAGCAAGTCAGAACGAAAATAGCCACCATTAAGCAAGGCGGCGGCCAAAAACGCATCGACAAACAACATGCCTCCGGCAAAAAACGGCGCGGGAACGGATCGCGCTGTTGCTTGACCCAGGCACGTTCGTCGAATTGGACCAATTTGTCCGCCATCGTTGCACCAATTTCGGCATGGAAAAAAAAGAACTTCCTGGCGAAGGCGTTGTCACCGGCTACGGTACGATTGACGGGCGTCTGGTCTATGTCTTCGCTCAGGACTTCACCGTCGAAGGCGGTTCCCTGGGGGAAATGCATGCCGCAAAAATTGTCAAAGTACAGGACCTGGCTCTGAAAATGGGAGCACCGATCATCGGCATTAACGACTCCGGCGGCGCCCGCATTCAGGAAGCAGTAGACGCTCTGTCCGGCTTCGGCAAAATCTTTTTGAGAAACACACATGCTTCAGGCGTGATTCCGCAAATTTCGGCGATCATGGGGCCCTGCGCCGGCGGCGCGGTGTATTCCCCGGCTTTGACCGACTTTGTCTACATGGTGAAAAACACCAGCCAAATGTTTATTACCGGACCTCAGGTTATCAAATCGGTAACGGCTGAAGAAGTGACCGCTGAACAGCTCGGCGGCGCCACGACCCATAACTCGGTATCCGGTGTTGCCCATTTTGCCGCAGAGAACGAAGATGACTGCCTGCGGCAGATCCGGTATTTACTTAGCTTTTTACCCAGCAATAACCTGGAAGAAGCGCCGATAACCAATACGGACGACTCACCCCACCGGGCCGACTCCGAGCTGAATACACTGATGCCGGATAATCCCAATATGCCCTACGATATGCTGCAGGTTATCTCCAGAATCGTCGATAAAGGCGAGTATTATGAAGTATTGCAGCACTTCGGCAAAAACATCATCACCTGCTTTGCCCGCTTTGACGGACAGCCGGTCGGCATTATCGCCAGCCAGCCTTCTTATATGGCAGGATGCCTTGATATCAGCGCCTCAGACAAAGCAGCCCGTTTTATCCGCACCTGCGA
The sequence above is a segment of the Acetonema longum DSM 6540 genome. Coding sequences within it:
- a CDS encoding CaiB/BaiF CoA transferase family protein: MKTLEGIRVLDLSRVLAGPYATMMLADYGADVIKIEPPKVGDDSRAFGPFIGKESAYFMSLNRNKRSIELNFKRQAECDLFKEMVKQADVVVENYRPGTMEKFGLGYDVLKEINPKLIYVACSGFGQTGPYKSKPAYDIIVQAMGGIMSITGPENGDPTRVGASVGDVVAGIFSAYGAMLALYHRERTGLGQKVDVGMLDCQIAILENAIARYVTSGIVPGPLGNRHPSITPFSSYTAQDGYLIVGAGNARLWEKLCAVLERPDLLADPRFATNADRTNNVNALADILNGIFKQKTIAAWLELLETAGLPCAPINTVEKIVNDPHVAAREMIVEVEHPVAGKLKMPGVPVKLSLTPGKVETPAPLLGQHAVEILHELFGWSEEKTKEFFAESK